The following DNA comes from Chloroflexota bacterium.
AATCTGACCTATTCTGATAAACCCTTCATGGGGTCTGTGGTACCCGTGAGCGCGGCGCTGGATGCCATTGAGATGGCAAGTTTCTTGTGGGGCGGAAAGGAATTCATTCAAGACAAGTATGTCATCCTGCCGACAATCAACCCTATCTCGCCGCTGGTATGGGATGAGAATATGTCTGGAGCGATTGTGGCCTATGCAGAAAATAACCAGCCAATTATGTTTGAAAACCTGATGATGTCTGGCTCCACCGGCCCGATCACCCTGGCGGGCACGATTGTGTTGCAGAACGCCGAGATTCTTTCGGGGCTGGTGCTTACGCAATTGATTACCCCAGGGCTGCCCGTCATTTTTGGCAATATTCCCGGCATCACTGACATGCGCAGCGGAAATCTCTCCATCGGCGCGCCAGAGACTTCGATCTTTGTTTCGGCAAACGCACAGATGGCTCAATTCTACGGAGTCCCTGGGCGCAGCGGCGGCAATCTCACCGATGCCCACATTCCCGATATGCAGGCCGGGATCGAATCGGCGCTGTGTATGTTAACCGCCATGCGCTCTGGCACGACTTTCCTGCTGCATTCTTGCGGAATTCTGGGAGCTTATCTCTCGATGAGCTATGAGAAATTCATCCTTGATGAGGAGATCATCGCCATGGTCAAGCGCATACTACGCCCGGTGATAATCTCCGATACGACGATTGATTTCGATACCATCAACGAAGTCGGCGCTGGTGGCGAATTCCTTAGCCATCCCACAACTTTTGAACATTTTCGAGATGAGCATTTTGACACCACTTTGTTCAATCGTCTGGGGTATAACGAGTGGGTACAACAAGGCAAAAAAGATGCCATCACGCGGGCCGGAGAAATTTATAAAGCGCGCTTGGAGAGCTACGAAAAACCTGAACTTGACCCAGAGATTGAGAAGAGAATTAGCAACTATATTCAGGAAAAAGTATGTTGAAAATTGGAATTTTAGATACCTTCCCACCTAACGAAATCACCATCAATTGGAATCACACCCCCGTTGATGCATATATCCGCTTTCTGGAACAGGTTAGCCCGTCGTTTTCGTATACCGGGTATGCTGTTGCCCAGGGTGAGTTTCCTGCTACGCTTGATGCGTGTGATGCTTATCTGATCACAGGCAGCCCGCGCGGCGTTTATGATTCCGACCCGTGGATTGCCCAATTAATTAATTTTATTCAAGCGAGTTATCAGGCAGGCAAGAAACTGGTCGGGATTTGTTTTGGGCATCAAATTTTAGCGCATGCTCTAGGCGGGTATGCGGCCAAATCCGTAAAAGGCTGGGGGTTGGGTTTGAAAACGTTTAATGTCAGTGTCCAAAAACCCTGGATGGAGCCTGTGCCTGATTCGTGTTCCCTGTATTTCGTACATCAAGATCAGGTGACACAATTGCCGCCCGAAGCCGAATTACTCGGCGGCAATGATTTTTGCCCGAATCTCTTTTTCAGCATAGACGATCAAGTTTTTGGCATTCAAGGACATCCCGAATTCACGCCTGACCTGATGCGCGCGATTGTAAAGACGCGTGAAAAATTTGTGGGGGCAGAACCCTATGCTGAAGCGCTCGATTCGCTCGACAGCGGCACACCTGATAATCGTCTTTTTGCACAGTGGATTACAAAATTTTTAACTTCATAACACCAATCCTGCGGACTTCAGTGCATTTCAATCTTTATGCTTTGTGGGAAATATGTGGGTTATGTTGGGATAATGTGGGATAACAAAGCCAAACTCAGCAGCACAATCAACCCTGCAACCATCAACCAGCCAAACCAGTCGCCAAAATGAGTGTACATTGTCTCGCCTTCAACTGTATATGTCTCACCCAAGATTACGCCGCGCTGGTTGATCTCACCTTCGGCGGTAATGCGTCCGTAAGGATCGATCACCAATGAGATGCCGCTGGTCGTGCCCAGACCCATCGCCACGCGATTCTCCGCGGCGCGAAAAACCCCATCCGAAGCGTGGAATGGCGGGAAGTTGGGGTTGGCATCAAAATCATCATCAACGGTCATCAATACGATCTCTGCACCATTGCGGGCCAGCTCGCGCGTGATCTCGAGACGATGCCGATCCCAGCAGACAGCCAGACCAACTTCACCGTAGGGGGATGTGAAAACGGGATAATCGCGCGGCCCCGGCACGAATCCGGCGGCTTCTTCACCGGAAGTCGTGTTGATCTTTGCTCTCCGGCCGGATTCTACGCCCGCGGGAGATACCATCAACGCCGTGTCGTGCATCCCGCTGGGAGCATTCCACACCACATCGGCGACGATATAGCTGCCCATCTCGGTTGCTAATCCTTTGAGTTGATCCATGAAATAGGCATCATCCGCGTCTGCAAACTCATTCTCCGACCAGACAACAAAGTCGGGATGCTGATCAGCAACAGAGCGAGTAAGCACTGCATCCAAATCGAAAATGGCCTGCGATATTTCGGGAGAATTGGCTTTCGTGCCATCAAATTCGCCCGTCGCAAGAATATCAGGGGCCTGGTTGACTAAATCTGTCAGCGCAGCAATGGTGAAGGTATCATCAGGAGGCTTGGGAATAGAAAACGCTCCCCAACTTAGTACAACGACAACGAAAGCCAGAGCAGCTAAACTTGTTCTCAAGCTAACTCTCAAACCTTCTAGCTTTCCAACTTTCAACACGAAAAACACAATCGCCACATTCGCCAGCATGATGAGAAAACTCAATCCCGGAAATCCAGTAACGCTCAAAACCTGCAACGCAGGCGGGAAGCGCCAGGCGCTCTTGGCGAGCAGTACAAACCACCAGTCATCAACAACCGGGGCGATGAATTTGACGAATTCAATCGCCGACCATGCTACAGGCAACGCAAGCAGTTTGAACACCCCAGGAAGGCGCGTTTCCAGCCACACGCCCAGTTGGATGATTCCGGCGTAGAAGCT
Coding sequences within:
- a CDS encoding trimethylamine methyltransferase, yielding MPDRLQRFSREDIEKIHASSMRILGEIGVVFQAPEALQVFKQHGFKVNGQTVFFNQHQLTKALETVPQQFEITARNPEKSVLVGSGDPVFAPGYGAPFITDANGTQRQGKLDDYINFCKLVHTSEHIDMLGYEMIDPSDVPSEHAYLYMMQANLTYSDKPFMGSVVPVSAALDAIEMASFLWGGKEFIQDKYVILPTINPISPLVWDENMSGAIVAYAENNQPIMFENLMMSGSTGPITLAGTIVLQNAEILSGLVLTQLITPGLPVIFGNIPGITDMRSGNLSIGAPETSIFVSANAQMAQFYGVPGRSGGNLTDAHIPDMQAGIESALCMLTAMRSGTTFLLHSCGILGAYLSMSYEKFILDEEIIAMVKRILRPVIISDTTIDFDTINEVGAGGEFLSHPTTFEHFRDEHFDTTLFNRLGYNEWVQQGKKDAITRAGEIYKARLESYEKPELDPEIEKRISNYIQEKVC
- a CDS encoding GMP synthase, yielding MLKIGILDTFPPNEITINWNHTPVDAYIRFLEQVSPSFSYTGYAVAQGEFPATLDACDAYLITGSPRGVYDSDPWIAQLINFIQASYQAGKKLVGICFGHQILAHALGGYAAKSVKGWGLGLKTFNVSVQKPWMEPVPDSCSLYFVHQDQVTQLPPEAELLGGNDFCPNLFFSIDDQVFGIQGHPEFTPDLMRAIVKTREKFVGAEPYAEALDSLDSGTPDNRLFAQWITKFLTS
- a CDS encoding apolipoprotein N-acyltransferase produces the protein MSGNAITKLVRLPILAKLLLSTLSGILLTASMPGFDIPFLGWIALVPLLLVLAVSPTKQHFAIALPFGVILSIGVHNWYPDIFPPILGYFLILAVGSFYAGIIQLGVWLETRLPGVFKLLALPVAWSAIEFVKFIAPVVDDWWFVLLAKSAWRFPPALQVLSVTGFPGLSFLIMLANVAIVFFVLKVGKLEGLRVSLRTSLAALAFVVVVLSWGAFSIPKPPDDTFTIAALTDLVNQAPDILATGEFDGTKANSPEISQAIFDLDAVLTRSVADQHPDFVVWSENEFADADDAYFMDQLKGLATEMGSYIVADVVWNAPSGMHDTALMVSPAGVESGRRAKINTTSGEEAAGFVPGPRDYPVFTSPYGEVGLAVCWDRHRLEITRELARNGAEIVLMTVDDDFDANPNFPPFHASDGVFRAAENRVAMGLGTTSGISLVIDPYGRITAEGEINQRGVILGETYTVEGETMYTHFGDWFGWLMVAGLIVLLSLALLSHIIPT